The DNA region GAAAGCCGGAAAGTTCCTCAAAATGCTCGAGCCCTACAGGACCCAGGCCCCCGACCACCCGATACTGATGGCCTCAAAGGACACCGAGTACCTTAAGGCGCTCTTCCTATACGTGGAGGACATGAAGTGAACAAAGGCTCCTTTCCTTTAGCCTTCGAAGAATTGTCGGCGGAAACAAAAACTATTTGTACACATTTTCACGCTTTCCAAATTTGAGCATCAGGATAAGAAGTTCCTTTTCCGGAGTTCATAGATAACTCGATAGTCGCCCAATCGAACCCTAAATGTATTTTCCCTTCCTCTGAGCTTTTTGACGTCGAACTTTTCGGAGGGGACAGGGTTAAACTTGAGTTCTTCGACCAGCTCTCCAAATTTTTTACGCACGCTTTCGGGAGCATCTTTGAGTTCCCTCAGAACGTTTCTGTGAACAAGAACCTCGTAAGCCATTCAGGGCACCTCAAAGGTCCAGTTCCTTTTTAGCCTCTTCCCAGGGGACTCCGTTCTTTAGGGTTTCTCTGGAAAGTCTCTCGAGCTCCTCGAGTTCCTCTTCACTTACTTCCTCTTCCTCAAGCCTGCCGATCTTTAACTTGAGGAGCTCTTCCTCTATCTCGTCCAGTTTTTTCCTCATGATTTGAATATCACGGAGTATCAGGGAAATGTCAATGCTTTCCCCCATCGAATCACCCAATCAAAATTGGATTTTCAAAACTTAAACCTTGCGAGCCTTTCAGGTACATTCACTGGGGTTCACCATCTTCCTCGGCAGTCCCCACTCCTACCGCCGCAGGGGAATCGGGGGGAATGGTCGCACCCAGATCTTCAGGACTTTCAGCAAGTCCTATTCGGGCTTACTATCACGCCAGTAGAAATCACAGCACAAAAATTAAAAATTTCGCACCACAAACTTTAACACACTCCGGATCAAAACAAATGGGAGAGGAACGCCACGGGACAATGAAGAGAAAGCACCTCCTCTGAGACCGGCGTGAGTGCTGAGACGCCCACGGTCTGAGTCCCTAAAGCGCCAAGATCAGGCTGTGCCTCCACCTCGTTCCGGCCTTGAAGCGGACGTCTCTAACCGAATAGCCCAGTTCTTCTCCCTTTTCCGTTAGAACCTTTATCAGGGGCCCCTTGTCCGGAAGAAAGAGCGCCACTTTTCCTCCGGGCCTCAAGTAGTCAAGCGCCTCCTCCATCAGCCTCACCGAAAACCCCTCACCGTACTCTCCCCCACCGACGCCCTCCCTTTCCGTTAAAACCCCCCTCGTAGGGGCCTCATAATAGGGCGGGGCTGAGAAAATAACGTCAAATCTCTCGCCTTCCGGGATAACTCCCCGGATTATTCCGCCGTTGCTCCTAACCAGCTTCACCTTACCGTTATTCCTCCCAACGTTCCTCCCCGCATACCCAAAGAACTCCTCATCGAGCTCCGTAGCGGTAACCTCGCAGCTAAAAATCTTTTCCGCCATGAGGGCCATTAAGGCTGTGTGCCCGGTGCCTATCTCCAGAACCCTTTCACCGCCCCGGAGGAACGTGTTAAGAAAGAGGTAGCGCGAAACCGGGGTGGTCACGAGGCCCCGCGGGTGGTATTCGATGTCTAACCCGAAGACGGCCTTCGCAATCGCCCTGTTGTAGAGTATCCTCGCTTCCCTGTTCGAGAGATCGAGCCTTCCGCGTTCGTCGAGGTATTTCTCAAGCTCGGGAAAGAGCTTAACAGCTTCCTTAACCGGCAACCCAAGCTTTCCGTCCTTCCAGGCGGGCATGGAAAAAGTTGGGAAGACTCTTTAAAAGCCCATTCCCCCTTTCCTTCCCACGAAGAGCTGAAAACGAAAAAAGCTCACAGAAGCGCCAGAGCGGCCATCACCTTCGCATCTTCCACCATGTTGTCGATCCTGGCGTACTCGTCGGGCTGGTGGGCCATCTCGTCGAGGGTCGCCCAGACAACGGCTGGAATGCCGAGCTTTCTGAAGAAGGCCGCGAAGGTTCCGCCGCCTATACCACCGACTTTAGCGTCTTTGCCGCGGAGCTTCCTGAGTGCGTCCTTCAGGAGAACAACTATCTCGCTGTTAGGGTCGGTCGGGGCGGGGGCGTCGAGGCGCTGGAGAACCTCTATCCCTATCTCCGGAAGGATCTTCCCATCGATCTCCTTCCTGTATTTCTCCTTTACTTCCTCTGTGAGTCTTCCCACGTCTTCAAGGATTTCGTCGAGGCTGTAGTTGGGCAGAACCCTGCAGTCAAAGACCACCTCATGCTCTCCGGGCGCTATGTTGGGACTATTAGCGGGATTTTTGACCACGGTCGGCTCGAAGGTGCTCTCCGGCGGCTCGAACAGCTCGTTCCTCGTGGGATACTTCTCATGGAGGAGCCTGTCGAGGTGGTAAGCAAGGTCGAGGGCGACGCGGTGGGCGTTGAGGCCCTTGTGGGGCATGCTCGCGTGAACCTGCTTTCCCTTAACCCTGACCTTGAACCAGAGTATGCTCTTCTCTGCCACCTCTACGAAAGTTCCATCCTCTTTTCCGCCATCGGGAACTAAAACGAGGTCTTCCTTCTTAAAGAGCTCTGGGTGGTTCTTTATCAGCCACTCAACGCCGTAGTGGCTTCCGGTTTCCTCATCGCTGACGAAGGCAAGGATTACCGTTCTCTTCGGCCTTATCCCGAGGTTCATCATGGCTTTAACTGCGTAAAGGGAAGAGACCAGGCTCTGGCCGTTGTCCTCGCTCCCCCTGCCGTAGACCTTTCCGTCCTTCACTAAGGGCTTGAAGGGCTCGGTAACCGTCCACCTGCTCAAATCCCCCGGAGGAACCACGTCAAGGTGCGTCAGAATCCACAGTCTCTCGCTTTTCTCGCCCTTTTCGCCGTAGTAATAGGCCAGGATGCTCGGCCTGACGCCGTTCTTGGCCCTCCCGTCGGGAGCATTGTAGACCTCAACCTTATCAAAGGGCCAGTCCTTTATCATTTCGAGCAGTTTCTGGGCCTTGTCGTATTCACCTTCTCCGCCGTAGTCGGGGCTTATCGCCGGGATTTTTATGAGTTCGACGAGGGTTTCCACCATCTCGTCCCGGAGGTTTTCGATCTCCCGGGAGACCCTATCAAGGGTTTCGCCCATTTCAGTCACCACCTTGGACTATATCCTCATCCCTTTTAAACCCAACCAGGTACCTTTTCCTCAGTTCTAAAAGAAACGTCACCAGGCGCTCGTAGAGGGGCTCAACTTCCTCCCCAAAGCGCGCCTTCAGGGCCTTTCCTATCTCCGCAACGGTTCTTCTACCATCGCAGAGCTCCCAGATGTAAGCCCCCACTTCGTCAAGCTCTATCCTCCTGTAGTCCCCGTGGAGTTTCCTGGCTAAAAAGTCGAGCTTTGACTCCATAGGGATGAGGAGGTAGTACTTTCCCTCGACCTTCCTGAGCTGGACTTTCCCGTTGCGAACCGGAACAAGGTTCAGATACTCTTCCATGATCGTTCCTCCGGAGCCTGAAATTTAAAGGTGGGGAAGAAAAGGAAAGGGCTCACTTCTTCTTGCCGGTAATGTAGAGCCAGGCCGCTATTGCAACCAGGAGGATGACTCCTAAGAGGTCGCTGCTGAAGCCGACGCTGGGTGCAGCCCCTGCAACGATAAGAGCAGCGAAGATGATGCCCATGAGAGCCTCACCGGCTATGAGTCCTGCCGCACCGAGGACGCCCGGATCGGTCGGGTTCTCCGCACCCTCTTTCCTGACCCTGATGACGAAGTGCCTGACGAGACCGCCGAAGAATATCGGCACGCCGAGGCTGAACGGCAGGTAGATTCCAACCGCTACCGGCATGACGGGGGTTCTGAATTTCGAGCCCTTCTTTGCGAGTATCTCGTCGAGGATTATGAGGACAACCGCTATGCCTGCGCCAATGAAGACCATGTTCCATTCAAGGGTCCCCTTGAAAACACCCTGGGTAACCTTGGTCATGAGGAAGGCCTGCGGGGCCGCGAGGGCGTTCTCTTTGGCCGTTGGGGTTCCAGCGATACCGTAGGCCTGGATTAGGAGGTTGAGCACGGGGACCATGACGAGGGCGGCGAAGAAGGTGCCTATTATCTCAAAGACCTGCTGCCTCCTGGGGGTCGCACCGACGAGGTAACCTGTTGCAAGATCCTGCATGGTATCCCCTGCTATAGCGGCTGCCGTGCACACGACCGCCGCCACGAGGATCGTAGCCACCATTCCCTCCGTGCCGGAGAAGCCAAGGGCCTTGAGTATAAGGGCCGTGAAGAGGAGGCTCATGATGGTGATTCCCGAGACGGGGTTGTTCGAGGAACCAACGACACCGGCGAGGTAGCCGGCTATCGCGCTTCCGAAGAAGCCGAGGATGAGCATCAGGACGGCCATTATTGCCGCAATCCCTATTGAGTTAAGGACGTGAGCATAGAGGAGGAACATTGGAATCACGAAGGCCACTATGAGTATCAGGACGTAGTTGAGCGGTAAATCCTCCTCTGTCCTCGGGAGGGTTCCTCCGGCCTGTCTGTGCTTGGCCGCCTCAAGTCCAGCCCTGATGCCCCTCAATATCGGCCCCCTGAGCTTGACGAGGCTCCAGAGGCCGCCGACGACCATCGCACCGACGCCCATGTATCTTATTTTGGTGCTCCAGATGGTCCAGGCAAGGTCTAAGGCGCTCAGACCCTCGGGGTTACCCATCTTAGCCGCGTAGATAGGAATTGCTATGAACCAGGCAATGGCACCGCCGAGGAAGACGAGGAAAGCTATGTTGAGGCCGACGATGTAGCCAACGCTTATGAGTGCAGCGGAGAGGTCGCTTCCGAAGTAGAGGACCCTTCTCCCAAAGAACTTGGCGGTCTCAACGGTTCCTGCCCAGAGGCCGGAGCTGCCGAGGAGCTTAAAGACACCTCCAAAGATTCCGCCCCAGAGTATAGGCTTAGCGTGGCTTCCACCTTTGTCCCCCGCTATAAGGACTTCGGCACACGCAGTGCCCTCTGGGTAGGGGAGCTTCTCCTCGACTATGAACGCCCTCCTGAGCACTACGGTGAAGAGGGCACCGAGGGAGCCGCCCAGGGCCGCTATGATGGTCACCAAGTAGTACGGGAAGGTCGTGTAATATTCGAGCACTACTAAAGCCGGGAACGTGAAGATAACTCCGGCCGCGAGGGACTCACCGGCGGAAGCAGCGGTCTGTACCATGTTGTTCTCGAGGATGTTCCTGTCCTTGAAGGCAAAGAGTATCGCCATCGATATAACGGCCGCGGGGATGCTGGCGCTGACTGTCATGCCAGCGTACAATCCAAGGTAGGCGTTTGCCGCGCCCATTATAATCGAAAGCAAAACACCAAGAACAAACGCCTTAACGGTGTACTCAGGCAGGGATTCTTCAGGGGGTACGTAGGGTTTGAACTCCACCTTCCTTCACCTCCTGGATGGAAGAGGCAGGAACATCTTCGCACTTCGTGTTAAAAACGTTTCGAAAATTGAACCACCATAACGCTCGTTCTGCCTTTTATGGACATTTGTAACGATATGCTACACCCAATATGCCACATTTTTGCCACCAGCACAATAAAGTATAACCGCACGTTAACTCAAAAGTGTACAAACCAGCATTTTTATGCATGGATGTACACTTTTTCCGGCGCTACCCCGGCCAATGGCCTTATATATGGAGGAAGGCAATACTCCTACGTCTGCAAAAGAAACGGGGGTGGAGAGTTGATAGAGATAACCTTCCTCGGGAGCGGAGGGGGGCGCTTCATAACCATAACCCAGTTCCGCTCCACGGGGGGTTTCCACATACAGGCCAGCAGGAACGTGCACGTCGACCCGGGACCGGGGGCCCTCCTGAGGAGCTGGAGGTACAAGCTCGACCCAAGGAAGCTCGACGCCATCTTCGTCTCCCACAGGCACGTCGACCACTGCAACGACCTCGAGGTCATGGTTGAAGCTATGACCGGCGGAGCCCTCAAGAAGAGGGGGGCGCTGATAGCATCGAAGAGCGTGGTCTACGGCGACGAGACCCACACGCCTGCCATAGGCAGGTACCACCTTGACGTGCT from Thermococcus zilligii AN1 includes:
- a CDS encoding PqqD family protein produces the protein MEEYLNLVPVRNGKVQLRKVEGKYYLLIPMESKLDFLARKLHGDYRRIELDEVGAYIWELCDGRRTVAEIGKALKARFGEEVEPLYERLVTFLLELRKRYLVGFKRDEDIVQGGD
- a CDS encoding M20 family metallo-hydrolase; the encoded protein is MGETLDRVSREIENLRDEMVETLVELIKIPAISPDYGGEGEYDKAQKLLEMIKDWPFDKVEVYNAPDGRAKNGVRPSILAYYYGEKGEKSERLWILTHLDVVPPGDLSRWTVTEPFKPLVKDGKVYGRGSEDNGQSLVSSLYAVKAMMNLGIRPKRTVILAFVSDEETGSHYGVEWLIKNHPELFKKEDLVLVPDGGKEDGTFVEVAEKSILWFKVRVKGKQVHASMPHKGLNAHRVALDLAYHLDRLLHEKYPTRNELFEPPESTFEPTVVKNPANSPNIAPGEHEVVFDCRVLPNYSLDEILEDVGRLTEEVKEKYRKEIDGKILPEIGIEVLQRLDAPAPTDPNSEIVVLLKDALRKLRGKDAKVGGIGGGTFAAFFRKLGIPAVVWATLDEMAHQPDEYARIDNMVEDAKVMAALALL
- a CDS encoding OPT family oligopeptide transporter, which codes for MEFKPYVPPEESLPEYTVKAFVLGVLLSIIMGAANAYLGLYAGMTVSASIPAAVISMAILFAFKDRNILENNMVQTAASAGESLAAGVIFTFPALVVLEYYTTFPYYLVTIIAALGGSLGALFTVVLRRAFIVEEKLPYPEGTACAEVLIAGDKGGSHAKPILWGGIFGGVFKLLGSSGLWAGTVETAKFFGRRVLYFGSDLSAALISVGYIVGLNIAFLVFLGGAIAWFIAIPIYAAKMGNPEGLSALDLAWTIWSTKIRYMGVGAMVVGGLWSLVKLRGPILRGIRAGLEAAKHRQAGGTLPRTEEDLPLNYVLILIVAFVIPMFLLYAHVLNSIGIAAIMAVLMLILGFFGSAIAGYLAGVVGSSNNPVSGITIMSLLFTALILKALGFSGTEGMVATILVAAVVCTAAAIAGDTMQDLATGYLVGATPRRQQVFEIIGTFFAALVMVPVLNLLIQAYGIAGTPTAKENALAAPQAFLMTKVTQGVFKGTLEWNMVFIGAGIAVVLIILDEILAKKGSKFRTPVMPVAVGIYLPFSLGVPIFFGGLVRHFVIRVRKEGAENPTDPGVLGAAGLIAGEALMGIIFAALIVAGAAPSVGFSSDLLGVILLVAIAAWLYITGKKK
- a CDS encoding RlmF-related methyltransferase; amino-acid sequence: MPAWKDGKLGLPVKEAVKLFPELEKYLDERGRLDLSNREARILYNRAIAKAVFGLDIEYHPRGLVTTPVSRYLFLNTFLRGGERVLEIGTGHTALMALMAEKIFSCEVTATELDEEFFGYAGRNVGRNNGKVKLVRSNGGIIRGVIPEGERFDVIFSAPPYYEAPTRGVLTEREGVGGGEYGEGFSVRLMEEALDYLRPGGKVALFLPDKGPLIKVLTEKGEELGYSVRDVRFKAGTRWRHSLILAL
- a CDS encoding type II toxin-antitoxin system RelE family toxin, with the protein product MAYEVLVHRNVLRELKDAPESVRKKFGELVEELKFNPVPSEKFDVKKLRGRENTFRVRLGDYRVIYELRKRNFLS